In a genomic window of Aeromonas veronii:
- the fdhF gene encoding formate dehydrogenase subunit alpha, with protein sequence MKKVITVCPYCGTGCKINLLVENDKVVGAEGANGRTNEGQLCLKGYYGWDFLNDTNLLTPRLKSPMIRRERGGKLEAVSWDEAIEFTSSRLSAIKAKYGPDAIMTTGSARGPGNEANYVMQKFARAVLGTNNVDHCARVUHAPSVSGLETTVGNGAMSNAIPEIQETKCLLVFGYNAADSHPIVARHILKAKANGAKVIVCDPRMVETARIADQWLPLKNGSNMALVNAFANVLISEGLYNKEFVANYTEGFETFKATVAKYTPEYVEGITGLNAADIRAAIRTYAASPASMILWGMGVTQYGQAVDVVKGLAGLALLTGNFGRRGTGCGPVRGQNNVQGTCDMGMLPHQFPGYQSVSNPEISAKFAKAWGVESLSQKPGYRLTELSHKVEEGKCKAFYIFGEDPAQTEADLGQFRRTLAGMELVIVQDIFMTQTAEMADVILPATSWGEHEGVYSSADRGFQRFYKAVTPPENVKPDWAIFSLMATAMGYPMEYHNTEEIWDEMRALCPLYTGVSYDKMADLKSVQWPCPTEDHPGTSTLFEGNVFTTPSGKGQLIASEWRPPLEQPCAEYPLVLSTVREVGHYSCRSMTGNCSALQTLADEPGYVQIHPSDAKKLGVKDQALVWISSRRGKVITRANYNERVNAGVVYMTYQWWIGACNELTIEHVDPISYTPEYKYCAVKIERIEDQPEAEVYVQTEYSALKAKLRNAAKG encoded by the coding sequence ATGAAAAAAGTCATTACCGTCTGCCCCTATTGTGGCACCGGTTGCAAAATCAACCTGCTGGTTGAAAACGACAAGGTGGTGGGAGCCGAAGGCGCCAACGGCCGGACCAATGAGGGGCAGCTCTGCCTCAAGGGCTATTACGGTTGGGATTTTTTGAATGACACCAACCTGCTGACCCCCCGTCTCAAGAGCCCGATGATCCGCCGTGAGCGCGGTGGCAAGCTCGAAGCCGTCTCCTGGGACGAAGCCATCGAGTTCACCAGCAGCCGCCTCTCTGCCATCAAGGCGAAATATGGCCCGGACGCCATCATGACCACCGGCTCTGCCCGTGGCCCGGGTAACGAAGCCAACTATGTGATGCAGAAATTTGCCCGCGCAGTGCTGGGGACGAACAACGTCGACCACTGCGCGAGGGTGTGACACGCACCCTCAGTCTCCGGTCTGGAGACAACGGTAGGCAACGGCGCCATGAGCAACGCCATTCCCGAAATTCAAGAGACCAAGTGCCTGCTGGTGTTTGGTTACAACGCTGCTGACTCTCACCCCATCGTCGCCCGCCATATCCTCAAGGCGAAGGCAAACGGGGCCAAGGTGATTGTGTGTGATCCCCGAATGGTGGAGACCGCCCGTATCGCCGATCAGTGGCTGCCGCTCAAAAACGGTTCCAATATGGCGCTGGTCAACGCCTTCGCCAACGTGTTGATCAGTGAAGGGCTCTACAACAAGGAGTTCGTCGCCAACTACACCGAAGGGTTCGAGACCTTCAAGGCCACGGTGGCCAAGTACACCCCGGAATATGTCGAGGGGATCACTGGCCTCAACGCCGCCGATATCCGTGCCGCCATTCGCACCTATGCCGCATCGCCAGCTTCCATGATCCTGTGGGGCATGGGGGTGACTCAGTATGGTCAGGCGGTGGATGTGGTCAAGGGGCTTGCAGGTCTGGCACTGCTGACCGGCAACTTCGGCCGCCGTGGTACCGGTTGCGGTCCGGTACGCGGGCAGAACAACGTGCAGGGCACCTGCGACATGGGGATGCTGCCGCACCAGTTCCCGGGCTATCAGTCGGTGAGCAACCCCGAGATCAGCGCCAAGTTCGCCAAGGCGTGGGGCGTGGAATCCCTCTCCCAGAAGCCCGGCTATCGCCTGACCGAGCTGAGCCACAAGGTGGAGGAGGGCAAGTGCAAGGCCTTCTACATCTTTGGTGAAGACCCGGCCCAGACCGAAGCTGACCTGGGTCAGTTCCGCCGCACTCTGGCGGGGATGGAGCTGGTGATCGTGCAGGATATCTTCATGACCCAGACCGCCGAGATGGCTGACGTCATTCTGCCCGCCACCAGCTGGGGCGAGCACGAAGGGGTCTACAGCTCGGCGGATCGCGGCTTCCAGCGTTTCTACAAGGCGGTCACTCCCCCTGAGAACGTGAAACCTGACTGGGCGATCTTCTCGCTGATGGCCACTGCCATGGGTTATCCCATGGAGTACCACAACACCGAAGAGATCTGGGACGAGATGCGCGCGCTTTGCCCGCTCTATACCGGGGTCAGCTACGACAAGATGGCCGATCTCAAGAGCGTGCAGTGGCCGTGCCCGACCGAGGATCATCCGGGCACCAGCACCCTGTTCGAGGGGAACGTGTTCACTACCCCGAGCGGCAAGGGTCAGCTGATCGCCTCCGAGTGGCGGCCGCCGCTGGAGCAGCCCTGTGCGGAGTATCCGCTGGTGCTCTCTACCGTGCGCGAGGTAGGCCACTACTCCTGCCGCTCCATGACCGGCAACTGCTCGGCGCTGCAAACCCTGGCCGATGAGCCAGGCTATGTGCAGATCCATCCGAGCGATGCCAAAAAGCTGGGGGTGAAGGATCAGGCGCTGGTCTGGATCTCGTCGCGGCGCGGCAAGGTGATCACCCGGGCCAACTACAACGAGCGGGTCAACGCCGGGGTAGTCTACATGACCTACCAGTGGTGGATCGGGGCCTGTAACGAGCTCACCATCGAGCACGTGGATCCCATCTCCTACACGCCGGAGTACAAGTACTGCGCGGTGAAAATTGAGCGTATCGAGGATCAGCCTGAGGCGGAAGTATACGTCCAGACCGAGTACAGCGCGCTCAAGGCAAAATTGCGCAACGCCGCCAAAGGCTAG